CAGGCCGCCGAAGAGGCGGCGCACCCGCGTTCCGGCCACGTGGTAGATCGCGCCGCGCCCCCTGGCGGCGTCGCGGTCCATCGTGCCGATCCAGAGCGCCCCGCTGGGATGGACGCGGCCGTCATTGGAGCGGTTGCCGAGCATGTCCTCCTCGAGGGGACACAGCATCCGGATGTCCCCGTCGCGGATCGCCCGGACATAGAGCCCGTCCTCGGCCGAGAGCAGTTGATGCGCGCCGTCGATCGCCGCGATGTCGCTGACCTGGATGGGCAGGACGTGGACCAGCGCCTTCTGGGCAGTGCCGACCGGCATCTCGAACAGGCGCGCCTCAAGGATGTCGACCCACCACGCCGTGTTCGTGCGCGGATCGTAGCTCGGTCCCTCGCCGAGGCGGCAACGGACCTGGCTGAGGATGCGGACGTGCTGCAGACAATCCAAGAGATCAATCCCGTGCGTTCCGATCGGTGATCGTGGTGGATCTGCCGCGATGCCTCAGCACGCCCTGCAGATGCTGCCGAGGACGGCATCGAGGTCCTTCTGCCGCTGCGTGCGCTTGTCCGGATCGTGCCGGGGCGCGGCCGCCGCGCCTGGCGGCACCGTCTGCCCCACGGCAGACCGGTAGGGCGCGTTGATCGTCGTCTCGGGCCCGCCCCCCGTGCCCGTATAAGGCCCGGCGTGAGCCGCACCCATATACGCGAGCAGAGCCAGAATGACGGGCGGTGAACGGCGGCTCAGGCGGGGCATTTCGAGATCCTCCTCCGATCCATTCGCATCCTGTGTGAGCCCTGCAGATCCATGACCTTGAGCATCATCGTCCGGCGGGGCGGCATCGCGGCCGCGCTCAATCAGGACCGGTCTTCGTCGATCCTCCGCAAGTCCAATACAGATCATTCGGCTGATCTGTGCTCTCATCGAACGGTGTGAGCCATTATTGTCCTTCGCGACGTGCCGCCGCGCACCCACCGCCGTGGATTAAAGTTCGGCCCTCGCCCGGCCGCACGCCCCTCAACCCGGAATGAAGCCTCGACGGACCGCGCGGGCAGGAGCGGGGGCAATCGAATGCTGGCCTGCCGGCGCCGTTCACCTTCGCGACGGCCGCCGACAACCTCGTGCGTCCGCCGGGGCTCATGGCCCCATCCGCCGCTTGGGCGGGCGCCTGCAGGCCCCGGGCTCGCGGCCGGGCCTCATGAACCGGCCCTGGAGCCGCGCCCGGCGGCCTCGCGATCGGGCGCGATTCTAGACCGCGGCCCGCGAGACGACCCGGGTCTCGCGGTACCCGCGAAACTCGTAGACCACGCCGGCCCAGATGAGGCTGCGCGAGAGCAGGGTGCTCCAGGCGGAGGCGGCGTGCAGCGCGATCCAGGCCGGCGCGAGCCAGCGCACGGCGGCATCGGCGTTGCCGCGATAGGCCGCGGCCGCCTCGCCGTCGAACGCCTTGCGGACGATCATCAGGCGGACCGAGGCCCGCGCCTGACCCAGGAGGAAAGCCAGGACGAGCGCGACCAGGGCGAACCGATCCCCGGACAGCGCCAGCCCGAGGGCGCTCGCGCCCGCGACCAGGAACAGGGCGGTCATGGCGGCCCCGATCCACCAGACCGCCGGCAGGTACCAGCGGACGAACTTGTACTGGCGACGCCCGAACGCGAACGCGGAGCGGTAGCTGTGCTCGACCGGCGAGGCGACGATCAGGCTCCGTGGCGTCAGCAGGCGCAGCCGATGCTCGCGCAGGATCCGGCTGAGGTGCACGTCGTCGACGATGGAACCCCGCCAGCGGTCACGCAGGCCGATCCGCTCGATCGTGGTCCAGCGCAGCGCGCAGGTTCCGCCCCAGACCACGTCGAAGACCCGGACCGCCCCCACCAGGGAGTTGGTGGCGGCCGCGGCGAGGGCGCTCGGCACGTCGCCGCGCACCGGCAGCAGCCAGCGATGGCCGGTGACCACGTCGATGTCGCCGCGGGTGAGGGGCTCGACGAGGCGCAGCAGCCAGTCCGGCGCGGGCCGCGTATCGGCGTCGATGAACGCAACGATCTCGTCGCTGCCGTCGAGCCGGTCGAGGACGTGGAGCAGGTTATGGATCTTCTGGCCCTCGTCCACCGCGAGGCCGGCCACCGCGATCGACAGGGGCGCGCCGGGTCCCGCCGACGCCTGCCGCAGGACCGGGAGCGCCGCGTCGGTCTCCGCCTCGACCACGGCGACGATGCGGTAGTGCCCGTACTGCTGGGCCCGCAGGCGTGCGACGAAGTCCGCGAGGTGCCGATTGGAGCCCTTGACCGGCGCGATGACGACGACCCGCGGCTCGCGCGCGAGGTCCACCCGGTTCCCGATGCCGCGCTGGAACTGCCAGGCCATGTACACCGCTCCGGCCAGCAGCGTGAGCCAGAGTGCGATCAGGCCATGCATGAAGAACGCCATGACGTTGTTGCCCCTCGGCAAGACGGGGCGGCGCGGCGCCCCTCCCATCGCCGGGTCCGCTTAACGAGAAAATCGGATCCCGTCTTCGCCGACTGCGTCCGATAGGGAGAGTTCCGGCGGCTTAATCAATCTTCCGGCGCCAATGTGCCCGAATTGCACCGACGCCGCGCCGAAAGAAACTATCGGGAAGGCCCGCCGAGCCGTGCGGCCGCACGGCCCGGCCGCAGGTCCGCTCGTCCGTGGCGGCGGCTCGCACGGGGGAGGTCGATCCTCCGGTCGCCGCAGGCTGTCGCGGACGATCGGTCCGGACCCGTCCGCGACCTTGACGCTGCAAGTGCCGCAATCTATTTTTGATTGCGCTTGTCCAATATCCGCATACACATGAAGAAGCATTCGCGGATGCGGCAAGGATAGATCGACCGCGGAGATACATATCCTTGCCATACGGCGACACGAAGCGCGTCCTGGTCACCGGCGGGGCAGGATTCATCGGTTCACATCTCTGCGAGCGACTGCTCGCCCAGGGCCACGACGTCCTGTGCGTCGATAATTTCTTCACGGGGCGGCGGCGGAACATCGCCCACCTGCTCGGCGATCCCCGCTTCGAGGTCCTGCGCCACGACGTGACGTTCCCCCTCTATGTCGAGGTGGACGAGATCTACAACCTCGCCTGTCCGGCCTCGCCGATCCACTATCAGCACGATCCCGTCCAGACGACGAAGACGAGCGTCATCGGGGCGATCAACATGCTCGGTCTCGCGAAGCGGCTGCGCGCGAAGATCTTCCA
The sequence above is drawn from the Methylobacterium mesophilicum SR1.6/6 genome and encodes:
- a CDS encoding glycosyltransferase, with amino-acid sequence MGGAPRRPVLPRGNNVMAFFMHGLIALWLTLLAGAVYMAWQFQRGIGNRVDLAREPRVVVIAPVKGSNRHLADFVARLRAQQYGHYRIVAVVEAETDAALPVLRQASAGPGAPLSIAVAGLAVDEGQKIHNLLHVLDRLDGSDEIVAFIDADTRPAPDWLLRLVEPLTRGDIDVVTGHRWLLPVRGDVPSALAAAATNSLVGAVRVFDVVWGGTCALRWTTIERIGLRDRWRGSIVDDVHLSRILREHRLRLLTPRSLIVASPVEHSYRSAFAFGRRQYKFVRWYLPAVWWIGAAMTALFLVAGASALGLALSGDRFALVALVLAFLLGQARASVRLMIVRKAFDGEAAAAYRGNADAAVRWLAPAWIALHAASAWSTLLSRSLIWAGVVYEFRGYRETRVVSRAAV